The following proteins are co-located in the Polymorphospora rubra genome:
- a CDS encoding ABC-F family ATP-binding cassette domain-containing protein produces MITATGLELRAGSRILLSDTTLRVQPGDRIGLVGRNGAGKTTTLKVLAGEGTPYAGQIDRRSAIGYLPQDPRTGDLEVTARDRVLSARGLDVLMAQMKEVEQQLADGGDDRLVRRYGALEDQFASLGGYAAEAEAARICANLGLPDRVLAQTIGTLSGGQRRRIELARILFRDAGENGGGILLLDEPTNHLDADSITWLRGFLAGHKGGLVVISHDVSLLDAVVNRVWYLDAIRSVVDTYNVGWKTYLEQRDTDERRRRRERANAEKKAGALMAQADKMRAKATKTVAAQNMARRAERLLSGLEEVRASDKVAKVRFPSPAACGKTPLTATGLSKSYGSLEIFTDVNVAVDRGSRVAILGLNGAGKTTLLRMLGGLLEPDTGEVQAGHGLRLGYYAQEHETLDVDRTVLDHMRSAAFEQTDTELRKILGAFLFSGEDVDKPAGVLSGGEKTRLALATLVCSGANVLLLDEPTNNLDPVSREQVLDAIANYPGAIVLVTHDPGAVTALKPDRAILLPDGDEDAWSDDLLELVELA; encoded by the coding sequence ATGATCACTGCAACCGGTCTGGAACTGCGCGCCGGCTCCCGCATCCTGCTGTCCGACACCACGCTGCGCGTACAGCCCGGCGACCGGATCGGCCTCGTGGGCCGCAACGGCGCCGGCAAGACCACCACCCTGAAGGTGCTCGCCGGTGAGGGCACCCCGTACGCCGGCCAGATCGACCGGCGCAGTGCGATCGGCTACCTGCCGCAGGACCCGCGTACCGGGGATCTGGAGGTCACCGCGCGCGACCGGGTGCTGTCCGCCCGCGGCCTCGACGTGCTGATGGCCCAGATGAAAGAGGTCGAGCAGCAGCTCGCCGACGGCGGCGACGACCGGCTCGTACGTCGCTACGGGGCGCTGGAGGACCAGTTCGCCTCGCTCGGCGGCTACGCCGCCGAGGCCGAGGCGGCCCGGATCTGCGCCAACCTCGGCCTGCCCGACCGGGTTCTCGCCCAGACCATCGGCACGCTCTCCGGTGGCCAGCGCCGCCGGATCGAGCTGGCCCGGATCCTGTTCCGCGACGCCGGCGAGAACGGCGGCGGCATCCTGCTGCTCGACGAGCCGACGAACCACCTCGACGCCGACTCGATCACCTGGCTGCGCGGCTTCCTCGCCGGTCACAAGGGCGGCCTGGTGGTGATCAGCCACGACGTGTCGCTGCTCGACGCGGTGGTCAACCGGGTCTGGTACCTCGACGCGATCCGGTCGGTGGTCGACACCTACAACGTCGGCTGGAAGACCTACCTGGAGCAGCGTGACACCGACGAGCGGCGGCGCCGCCGCGAGCGGGCCAACGCCGAGAAGAAGGCCGGCGCGCTGATGGCGCAGGCCGACAAGATGCGGGCCAAGGCCACCAAGACCGTCGCCGCGCAGAACATGGCCCGCCGGGCCGAGCGGCTGCTGTCCGGTCTTGAGGAGGTGCGTGCCTCCGACAAGGTGGCCAAGGTACGGTTCCCGTCCCCGGCCGCCTGCGGCAAGACCCCGCTGACCGCGACCGGCCTGTCGAAGTCGTACGGCTCGTTGGAGATCTTCACCGACGTCAACGTCGCGGTCGACCGTGGCTCCCGGGTCGCCATCCTGGGGCTCAACGGTGCCGGCAAGACCACCCTGCTGCGGATGCTCGGCGGCCTGCTGGAGCCCGACACCGGCGAGGTGCAGGCCGGCCACGGCCTGCGGCTGGGCTACTACGCGCAGGAGCACGAGACGCTCGACGTCGACCGTACGGTGCTCGACCACATGCGCAGCGCCGCGTTCGAGCAGACCGACACCGAGCTCCGCAAGATTCTCGGTGCCTTCCTGTTCTCCGGCGAGGACGTCGACAAGCCCGCCGGGGTGCTCTCCGGCGGCGAGAAGACCAGGCTGGCCCTGGCCACGCTGGTCTGCTCGGGCGCCAACGTGCTGCTGCTGGACGAGCCGACGAACAACCTCGACCCGGTCAGCCGCGAGCAGGTGCTCGACGCGATCGCCAACTATCCCGGCGCGATCGTGCTGGTGACCCACGACCCCGGTGCGGTGACGGCGCTCAAGCCCGACCGGGCCATCCTGTTGCCCGACGGTGACGAGGACGCCTGGAGTGACGACCTGCTGGAACTGGTCGAGCTGGCCTGA